The proteins below are encoded in one region of Ascaphus truei isolate aAscTru1 chromosome 10, aAscTru1.hap1, whole genome shotgun sequence:
- the B3GALT2 gene encoding beta-1,3-galactosyltransferase 2 translates to MLQWRRRHCCLAKMTWNSKRSLFRTHLTGLISLVFLFAMFLFFSHHNSLAGRIGFKENPVTHTIRGFRASKSETNSSLRNMWKDNVPQTLKPHTATNLSNTESLSQGVTGLENTLSTNGSIYSEKGIGHQSVYHYKYIINEPEKCQEKSPFLILLIAAEPGQIEARQAIRQTWGNESVAPGIQIVRIFLLGLHAKLNGIQQAIMAESRQHHDIIQQEYLDTYYNLTIKTLMGMNWVATYCPHVPYVMKTDSDMFVNTEYLIHKLLKPDLPPRTNYFTGYLMRGYAPNRNKDSKWYMPQDLYPSERYPVFCSGTGYVFSGNLAEKIFKVSLSIRRLHLEDVYVGICLAKLRIDPVPPPNEFVFNHWRVSYSSCKYSHLITSHQFQPGELIKYWNHLQQNKHNACANAAKEKASRYRHRKLH, encoded by the coding sequence ATGCTTCAGTGGAGGCGGCGTCACTGCTGCCTCGCAAAAATGACGTGGAATAGCAAAAGGTCTCTCTTCCGTACCCATCTCACTGGGCTCATCTCTCTTGTGTTTCTCTTTGCCATGTTTCTGTTTTTTAGCCACCACAACTCGCTCGCTGGAAGAATTGGGTTCAAagaaaaccctgtgacacacacgaTACGTGGATTTAGAGCTAGTAAAAGTGAAACCAACAGCTCGTTGAGGAACATGTGGAAAGATAATGTCCCCCAAACACTGAAGCCACACACCGCGACCAATTTGAGCAACACAGAGTCACTATCTCAAGGGGTAACTGGGCTGGAGAATACACTTAGTACCAACGGAAGTATTTACAGTGAGAAAGGGATTGGCCATCAAAGTGTGTACCATTACAAGTACATCATTAATGAGCCTGAGAAGTGTCAGGAGAAAAGCCCTTTCCTTATACTGCTCATAGCTGCAGAACCAGGACAGATTGAGGCCCGACAAGCTATTAGGCAAACGTGGGGAAACGAAAGCGTCGCGCCAGGAATCCAAATCGTCAGAATCTTCTTGTTGGGTTTACACGCCAAGTTAAATGGCATTCAACAAGCCATCATGGCTGAAAGCAGGCAGCACCATGATATCATTCAACAGGAATATTTAGACACCTACTACAACTTGACCATTAAAACGCTCATGGGCATGAACTGGGTCGCTACATACTGTCCACACGTCCCTTACGTGATGAAGACAGACAGCGATATGTTTGTGAACACTGAATATTTAATACATAAACTACTGAAGCCAGACCTCCCGCCAAGAACCAACTATTTTACAGGGTATTTAATGAGAGGTTACGCTCCAAATCGGAATAAAGATAGTAAGTGGTACATGCCACAGGATTTGTACCCAAGTGAGCGCTATCCTGTGTTTTGTTCTGGGACTGGCTATGTGTTCTCTGGAAACCTGGCAGAGAAGATATTTAAAGTCTCTTTAAGCATAAGACGGTTACATTTAGAGGATGTATACGTTGGGATTTGTCTGGCCAAGCTGCGAATTGACCCTGTGCCCCCACCCAACGAGTTTGTCTTCAACCACTGGAGAGTTTCGTACTCGAGCTGCAAATACAGCCACTTAATTACCTCCCATCAGTTCCAGCCTGGTGAACTGATCAAATACTGGAACCACTTACAACAGAATAAGCACAACGCCTGTGCCAATGCTGCCAAGGAAAAGGCTAGCAGGTATCGGCATCGCAAACTGCACTAA